From one Brachypodium distachyon strain Bd21 chromosome 4, Brachypodium_distachyon_v3.0, whole genome shotgun sequence genomic stretch:
- the LOC100846232 gene encoding F-box protein At3g07870 isoform X2: protein MVPEETKSKKQKNEDCIINCLPRDLMERLFLKLPVSTLVTCFIVCKHWYHFIRDPQFVTSHLQHAPRYALLFFPQELASGKLYPSDAILIDEAWSPSTYAVPVIGPDDFLFGSCNGLLGLYTKTSTIKIANLATGECLHLEKPVKNMRGDHFSFYNFGFHPVTEEYKITHFLGDCTDTEAHPRNKHRFSVIQVYTLGDEKWRDVPTPEILSLDIVRNSGVVNVDGKMFWLTEHMTASWQHAVISFDLKEECFSMIQLPEEREDYAYIQYGPREFWIRDIDDKICIVTAQCASFDGRFLVGELQIWTLDNILEQRWSKKYSIQNPPNYIPGPHFVHKDRLMAQLTDCSVWSYELLCENFEINKSKMTKLLDFNPHKLRHMQSYIYMKSLVNLDAYKKAGIVRTPKQRAGWESKKWEAWEDELRKVEVMGSRVHKFEHDLLGMQEKIGKLYELLQQKRHDAAQRLRVEIKQVLQHKRDNPNQPRSLRRFNFLEQKREKENLMARSSRMMEMMKAMKQLHDKIHSLLRSPLSDQRSFMNYQEGLQSGSDGEALRAGVARLRQEAPIHNESRGVTDTIRIEAASREDQADDEDDINI from the exons ATGGTTCCTGAGGAGACCAAAtcaaagaagcaaaaaaatgAGGATTGCATCATAAACTGTCTCCCAAGAGATCTCATGGAGCGGCTATTTTTGAAGCTTCCGGTGAGCACTTTGGTAACATGCTTTATTGTGTGCAAGCACTGGTACCACTTCATCCGAGATCCCCAGTTTGTCACATCACACCTCCAGCATGCACCCCGTTATGCCCTTCTATTCTTCCCACAAGAGTTGGCTTCAGGCAAGCTCTACCCTAGTGATGCTATCCTGATTGACGAAGCCTGGTCACCATCGACATATGCAGTGCCGGTTATTGGGCCTGATGATTTCCTTTTTGGTTCATGTAATGGGCTTCTTGGATTATACACAAAGACATCGACTATCAAAATAGCCAACCTTGCAACTGGTGAATGCCTACATCTGGAGAAACCTGTAAAGAATATGAGAGGTGATCACTTCTCTTTCTACAACTTTGGATTTCACCCAGTGACAGAAGAATACAAGATTACACACTTCCTTGGTGATTGCACGGACACGGAGGCTCACCCCCGTAATAAGCACAGATTCAGCGTCATTCAAGTTTACACACTTGGTGATGAGAAATGGAGAGATGTCCCAACTCCAGAAATCCTAAGCTTGGACATAGTGAGAAACTCTGGAGTAGTCAATGTTGATGGCAAAATGTTTTGGCTTACTGAACACATGACAGCTAGCTGGCAGCATGCAGTTATCTCCTTTGATCTCAAGGAAGAATGTTTCTCAATGATACAACTGCCAGAAGAACGTGAGGATTATGCATATATTCAATATGGTCCTCGCGAGTTCTGGATCAGAGATATAGACGACAAAATATGTATAGTAACTGCTCAATGTGCTAGTTTTGATGGCAGATTTCTTGTTGGCGAGCTGCAGATTTGGACTCTAGACAACATATTGGAGCAAAGGTGGAGCAAGAAGTACAGTATTCAGAACCCACCAAATTACATACCGGGTCCACATTTTGTTCACAAGGATAGGTTGATGGCACAACTTACCGACTGTAGTGTATGGTCGTACGAGTTACTTTGTGAGAACTTTGAGATTAACAAGAGTAAGATGACAAAGCTGTTAGATTTCAACCCCCATAAGCTGCGCCACATGCAATCCTACATCTATATGAAGTCACTTGTAAATTTAGATGCATACAAGAAGGCTGGCATTGTGCGTACGCCAAAACAGCGGGCAGGCTGGGAATCGAAGAAGTGGGAGGCATGGGAGGATGAGCTTCGCAAAGTTGAGGTTATGGGGAGCCGCGTCCACAAATTTGAGCATGACTTACTT GGAATGCAGGAAAAAATTGGTAAATTATATGAGCTTTTGCAGCAGAAGAGACACGACGCAGCACAACGTTTACGTGTGGAAATCAAACAGGTGTTGCAGCATAAGAGAGACAATCCAAATCAA CCAAGGTCCCTCCGGCGGTTTAATTTCCTGGAGCAAAAACGGGAGAAGGAGAACTTAATGGCTCGTTCAAGTAGGATGATGGAGATGATGAAG GCCATGAAGCAGCTGCATGATAAGATCCATAGTTTATTAAGAAGTCCTTTGTCGGATCAG CGTTCGTTTATGAACTACCAGGAAGGGCTGCAGTCAGGGAGCGATGGGGAGGCGCTAAGGGCAGGTGTTGCGCGGCTAAGGCAAGAGGCACCGATTCATAATGAATCTCGTGGAGTGACGGACACCATAAGGATTGAAGCAGCTTCGAGAGAGGATCAAGCTGATGATGAGGACGACATCAATATCTGA
- the LOC100846232 gene encoding F-box protein At3g07870 isoform X1, producing MVPEETKSKKQKNEDCIINCLPRDLMERLFLKLPVSTLVTCFIVCKHWYHFIRDPQFVTSHLQHAPRYALLFFPQELASGKLYPSDAILIDEAWSPSTYAVPVIGPDDFLFGSCNGLLGLYTKTSTIKIANLATGECLHLEKPVKNMRGDHFSFYNFGFHPVTEEYKITHFLGDCTDTEAHPRNKHRFSVIQVYTLGDEKWRDVPTPEILSLDIVRNSGVVNVDGKMFWLTEHMTASWQHAVISFDLKEECFSMIQLPEEREDYAYIQYGPREFWIRDIDDKICIVTAQCASFDGRFLVGELQIWTLDNILEQRWSKKYSIQNPPNYIPGPHFVHKDRLMAQLTDCSVWSYELLCENFEINKSKMTKLLDFNPHKLRHMQSYIYMKSLVNLDAYKKAGIVRTPKQRAGWESKKWEAWEDELRKVEVMGSRVHKFEHDLECRKKLVNYMSFCSRRDTTQHNVYVWKSNRCCSIRETIQINVLQPRSLRRFNFLEQKREKENLMARSSRMMEMMKAMKQLHDKIHSLLRSPLSDQRSFMNYQEGLQSGSDGEALRAGVARLRQEAPIHNESRGVTDTIRIEAASREDQADDEDDINI from the exons ATGGTTCCTGAGGAGACCAAAtcaaagaagcaaaaaaatgAGGATTGCATCATAAACTGTCTCCCAAGAGATCTCATGGAGCGGCTATTTTTGAAGCTTCCGGTGAGCACTTTGGTAACATGCTTTATTGTGTGCAAGCACTGGTACCACTTCATCCGAGATCCCCAGTTTGTCACATCACACCTCCAGCATGCACCCCGTTATGCCCTTCTATTCTTCCCACAAGAGTTGGCTTCAGGCAAGCTCTACCCTAGTGATGCTATCCTGATTGACGAAGCCTGGTCACCATCGACATATGCAGTGCCGGTTATTGGGCCTGATGATTTCCTTTTTGGTTCATGTAATGGGCTTCTTGGATTATACACAAAGACATCGACTATCAAAATAGCCAACCTTGCAACTGGTGAATGCCTACATCTGGAGAAACCTGTAAAGAATATGAGAGGTGATCACTTCTCTTTCTACAACTTTGGATTTCACCCAGTGACAGAAGAATACAAGATTACACACTTCCTTGGTGATTGCACGGACACGGAGGCTCACCCCCGTAATAAGCACAGATTCAGCGTCATTCAAGTTTACACACTTGGTGATGAGAAATGGAGAGATGTCCCAACTCCAGAAATCCTAAGCTTGGACATAGTGAGAAACTCTGGAGTAGTCAATGTTGATGGCAAAATGTTTTGGCTTACTGAACACATGACAGCTAGCTGGCAGCATGCAGTTATCTCCTTTGATCTCAAGGAAGAATGTTTCTCAATGATACAACTGCCAGAAGAACGTGAGGATTATGCATATATTCAATATGGTCCTCGCGAGTTCTGGATCAGAGATATAGACGACAAAATATGTATAGTAACTGCTCAATGTGCTAGTTTTGATGGCAGATTTCTTGTTGGCGAGCTGCAGATTTGGACTCTAGACAACATATTGGAGCAAAGGTGGAGCAAGAAGTACAGTATTCAGAACCCACCAAATTACATACCGGGTCCACATTTTGTTCACAAGGATAGGTTGATGGCACAACTTACCGACTGTAGTGTATGGTCGTACGAGTTACTTTGTGAGAACTTTGAGATTAACAAGAGTAAGATGACAAAGCTGTTAGATTTCAACCCCCATAAGCTGCGCCACATGCAATCCTACATCTATATGAAGTCACTTGTAAATTTAGATGCATACAAGAAGGCTGGCATTGTGCGTACGCCAAAACAGCGGGCAGGCTGGGAATCGAAGAAGTGGGAGGCATGGGAGGATGAGCTTCGCAAAGTTGAGGTTATGGGGAGCCGCGTCCACAAATTTGAGCATGACTT GGAATGCAGGAAAAAATTGGTAAATTATATGAGCTTTTGCAGCAGAAGAGACACGACGCAGCACAACGTTTACGTGTGGAAATCAAACAGGTGTTGCAGCATAAGAGAGACAATCCAAATCAA TGTCCTACAGCCAAGGTCCCTCCGGCGGTTTAATTTCCTGGAGCAAAAACGGGAGAAGGAGAACTTAATGGCTCGTTCAAGTAGGATGATGGAGATGATGAAG GCCATGAAGCAGCTGCATGATAAGATCCATAGTTTATTAAGAAGTCCTTTGTCGGATCAG CGTTCGTTTATGAACTACCAGGAAGGGCTGCAGTCAGGGAGCGATGGGGAGGCGCTAAGGGCAGGTGTTGCGCGGCTAAGGCAAGAGGCACCGATTCATAATGAATCTCGTGGAGTGACGGACACCATAAGGATTGAAGCAGCTTCGAGAGAGGATCAAGCTGATGATGAGGACGACATCAATATCTGA
- the LOC100846232 gene encoding F-box protein CPR1 isoform X3, producing the protein MVPEETKSKKQKNEDCIINCLPRDLMERLFLKLPVSTLVTCFIVCKHWYHFIRDPQFVTSHLQHAPRYALLFFPQELASGKLYPSDAILIDEAWSPSTYAVPVIGPDDFLFGSCNGLLGLYTKTSTIKIANLATGECLHLEKPVKNMRGDHFSFYNFGFHPVTEEYKITHFLGDCTDTEAHPRNKHRFSVIQVYTLGDEKWRDVPTPEILSLDIVRNSGVVNVDGKMFWLTEHMTASWQHAVISFDLKEECFSMIQLPEEREDYAYIQYGPREFWIRDIDDKICIVTAQCASFDGRFLVGELQIWTLDNILEQRWSKKYSIQNPPNYIPGPHFVHKDRLMAQLTDCSVWSYELLCENFEINKNAYKKAGIVRTPKQRAGWESKKWEAWEDELRKVEVMGSRVHKFEHDLECRKKLVNYMSFCSRRDTTQHNVYVWKSNRCCSIRETIQINVLQPRSLRRFNFLEQKREKENLMARSSRMMEMMKAMKQLHDKIHSLLRSPLSDQRSFMNYQEGLQSGSDGEALRAGVARLRQEAPIHNESRGVTDTIRIEAASREDQADDEDDINI; encoded by the exons ATGGTTCCTGAGGAGACCAAAtcaaagaagcaaaaaaatgAGGATTGCATCATAAACTGTCTCCCAAGAGATCTCATGGAGCGGCTATTTTTGAAGCTTCCGGTGAGCACTTTGGTAACATGCTTTATTGTGTGCAAGCACTGGTACCACTTCATCCGAGATCCCCAGTTTGTCACATCACACCTCCAGCATGCACCCCGTTATGCCCTTCTATTCTTCCCACAAGAGTTGGCTTCAGGCAAGCTCTACCCTAGTGATGCTATCCTGATTGACGAAGCCTGGTCACCATCGACATATGCAGTGCCGGTTATTGGGCCTGATGATTTCCTTTTTGGTTCATGTAATGGGCTTCTTGGATTATACACAAAGACATCGACTATCAAAATAGCCAACCTTGCAACTGGTGAATGCCTACATCTGGAGAAACCTGTAAAGAATATGAGAGGTGATCACTTCTCTTTCTACAACTTTGGATTTCACCCAGTGACAGAAGAATACAAGATTACACACTTCCTTGGTGATTGCACGGACACGGAGGCTCACCCCCGTAATAAGCACAGATTCAGCGTCATTCAAGTTTACACACTTGGTGATGAGAAATGGAGAGATGTCCCAACTCCAGAAATCCTAAGCTTGGACATAGTGAGAAACTCTGGAGTAGTCAATGTTGATGGCAAAATGTTTTGGCTTACTGAACACATGACAGCTAGCTGGCAGCATGCAGTTATCTCCTTTGATCTCAAGGAAGAATGTTTCTCAATGATACAACTGCCAGAAGAACGTGAGGATTATGCATATATTCAATATGGTCCTCGCGAGTTCTGGATCAGAGATATAGACGACAAAATATGTATAGTAACTGCTCAATGTGCTAGTTTTGATGGCAGATTTCTTGTTGGCGAGCTGCAGATTTGGACTCTAGACAACATATTGGAGCAAAGGTGGAGCAAGAAGTACAGTATTCAGAACCCACCAAATTACATACCGGGTCCACATTTTGTTCACAAGGATAGGTTGATGGCACAACTTACCGACTGTAGTGTATGGTCGTACGAGTTACTTTGTGAGAACTTTGAGATTAACAAGA ATGCATACAAGAAGGCTGGCATTGTGCGTACGCCAAAACAGCGGGCAGGCTGGGAATCGAAGAAGTGGGAGGCATGGGAGGATGAGCTTCGCAAAGTTGAGGTTATGGGGAGCCGCGTCCACAAATTTGAGCATGACTT GGAATGCAGGAAAAAATTGGTAAATTATATGAGCTTTTGCAGCAGAAGAGACACGACGCAGCACAACGTTTACGTGTGGAAATCAAACAGGTGTTGCAGCATAAGAGAGACAATCCAAATCAA TGTCCTACAGCCAAGGTCCCTCCGGCGGTTTAATTTCCTGGAGCAAAAACGGGAGAAGGAGAACTTAATGGCTCGTTCAAGTAGGATGATGGAGATGATGAAG GCCATGAAGCAGCTGCATGATAAGATCCATAGTTTATTAAGAAGTCCTTTGTCGGATCAG CGTTCGTTTATGAACTACCAGGAAGGGCTGCAGTCAGGGAGCGATGGGGAGGCGCTAAGGGCAGGTGTTGCGCGGCTAAGGCAAGAGGCACCGATTCATAATGAATCTCGTGGAGTGACGGACACCATAAGGATTGAAGCAGCTTCGAGAGAGGATCAAGCTGATGATGAGGACGACATCAATATCTGA
- the LOC100846232 gene encoding F-box protein CPR1 isoform X4 → MVPEETKSKKQKNEDCIINCLPRDLMERLFLKLPVSTLVTCFIVCKHWYHFIRDPQFVTSHLQHAPRYALLFFPQELASGKLYPSDAILIDEAWSPSTYAVPVIGPDDFLFGSCNGLLGLYTKTSTIKIANLATGECLHLEKPVKNMRGDHFSFYNFGFHPVTEEYKITHFLGDCTDTEAHPRNKHRFSVIQVYTLGDEKWRDVPTPEILSLDIVRNSGVVNVDGKMFWLTEHMTASWQHAVISFDLKEECFSMIQLPEEREDYAYIQYGPREFWIRDIDDKICIVTAQCASFDGRFLVGELQIWTLDNILEQRWSKKYSIQNPPNYIPGPHFVHKDRLMAQLTDCSVWSYELLCENFEINKSKMTKLLDFNPHKLRHMQSYIYMKSLVNLDAYKKAGIVRTPKQRAGWESKKWEAWEDELRKVEVMGSRVHKFEHDLECRKKLVNYMSFCSRRDTTQHNVYVWKSNRCCSIRETIQINQGPSGGLISWSKNGRRRT, encoded by the exons ATGGTTCCTGAGGAGACCAAAtcaaagaagcaaaaaaatgAGGATTGCATCATAAACTGTCTCCCAAGAGATCTCATGGAGCGGCTATTTTTGAAGCTTCCGGTGAGCACTTTGGTAACATGCTTTATTGTGTGCAAGCACTGGTACCACTTCATCCGAGATCCCCAGTTTGTCACATCACACCTCCAGCATGCACCCCGTTATGCCCTTCTATTCTTCCCACAAGAGTTGGCTTCAGGCAAGCTCTACCCTAGTGATGCTATCCTGATTGACGAAGCCTGGTCACCATCGACATATGCAGTGCCGGTTATTGGGCCTGATGATTTCCTTTTTGGTTCATGTAATGGGCTTCTTGGATTATACACAAAGACATCGACTATCAAAATAGCCAACCTTGCAACTGGTGAATGCCTACATCTGGAGAAACCTGTAAAGAATATGAGAGGTGATCACTTCTCTTTCTACAACTTTGGATTTCACCCAGTGACAGAAGAATACAAGATTACACACTTCCTTGGTGATTGCACGGACACGGAGGCTCACCCCCGTAATAAGCACAGATTCAGCGTCATTCAAGTTTACACACTTGGTGATGAGAAATGGAGAGATGTCCCAACTCCAGAAATCCTAAGCTTGGACATAGTGAGAAACTCTGGAGTAGTCAATGTTGATGGCAAAATGTTTTGGCTTACTGAACACATGACAGCTAGCTGGCAGCATGCAGTTATCTCCTTTGATCTCAAGGAAGAATGTTTCTCAATGATACAACTGCCAGAAGAACGTGAGGATTATGCATATATTCAATATGGTCCTCGCGAGTTCTGGATCAGAGATATAGACGACAAAATATGTATAGTAACTGCTCAATGTGCTAGTTTTGATGGCAGATTTCTTGTTGGCGAGCTGCAGATTTGGACTCTAGACAACATATTGGAGCAAAGGTGGAGCAAGAAGTACAGTATTCAGAACCCACCAAATTACATACCGGGTCCACATTTTGTTCACAAGGATAGGTTGATGGCACAACTTACCGACTGTAGTGTATGGTCGTACGAGTTACTTTGTGAGAACTTTGAGATTAACAAGAGTAAGATGACAAAGCTGTTAGATTTCAACCCCCATAAGCTGCGCCACATGCAATCCTACATCTATATGAAGTCACTTGTAAATTTAGATGCATACAAGAAGGCTGGCATTGTGCGTACGCCAAAACAGCGGGCAGGCTGGGAATCGAAGAAGTGGGAGGCATGGGAGGATGAGCTTCGCAAAGTTGAGGTTATGGGGAGCCGCGTCCACAAATTTGAGCATGACTT GGAATGCAGGAAAAAATTGGTAAATTATATGAGCTTTTGCAGCAGAAGAGACACGACGCAGCACAACGTTTACGTGTGGAAATCAAACAGGTGTTGCAGCATAAGAGAGACAATCCAAATCAA CCAAGGTCCCTCCGGCGGTTTAATTTCCTGGAGCAAAAACGGGAGAAGGAGAACTTAA
- the LOC100846846 gene encoding F-box protein CPR1 isoform X1, which produces MVTEEAESNKRQKEGCIINCLPSDLIEQVFFRLPVSTLLTCTGVCKQWKKFIRDPRFITSHLQHAPRYALLFFPQESISCNPYPSDAILIDEAWSHSTHAVPVIGPDDFLFGSCNGLLGLYTKMSTIKIANFATGQCLHLEKPIKNLKGDHFSLYSFGFHPVTKQYKVAHFLGDSIEGHSQNNDKFSIIQVYTLGDESWKDIRTPEALSLKCVRNSGVVNLDGTIYWLTEDIIASWKYAIMSFDLGDESFKRIQLPATLEDCAHDGPPIYWIREIDRKICLVTIQSSHYLTRRLHGNLLIWTLDDKMGQRWSQKYNIQYSPSPDYILGPNLVHRDKIMLQHRDCKLYSYELLGDDSETKMCKVTKLLDFRPHKPENMKSYICVKSLVSLDEYKKAGIVRIPRQREGWKLKRWEAWEHKLRNKEEMWNNIYELEHGRMEFSQTMALRLKLLLPRIPDEVTRQQTSLKISQIIPYFPDQQARSLRRLNCVDQKRDFDDLDARMDKYKDICEAISQTMDIIFSTLQSCIQVQMGTSCSNAGIISQNHGDNEDMET; this is translated from the exons ATGGTCACTGAGGAAGCAGAATCAAATAAGCGCCAAAAGGAGGGATGCATCATAAACTGCCTCCCAAGTGATCTAATTGAGCAGGTATTTTTTAGGCTTCCAGTGAGCACTCTGTTGACGTGCACTGGTGTCTGCAAGCAATGGAAAAAATTCATCCGCGATCCCCGGTTTATCACATCGCACCTCCAGCACGCGCCCCGATATGCCCTCCTATTTTTTCCGCAAGAGTCGATTTCATGCAATCCCTACCCTAGTGATGCTATCCTGATTGATGAAGCCTGGTCACATTCGACACATGCAGTGCCAGTGATTGGGCCTGATGATTTCCTTTTTGGTTCATGCAATGGGCTTCTTGGGTTATACACAAAGATGTCAACTATCAAAATAGCTAACTTTGCTACTGGTCAGTGCCTGCATCTTGAGAAACCTATTAAGAACTTGAAAGGTGATCACTTCTCTCTATACAGCTTTGGATTTCACCCAGTGACAAAACAATATAAGGTTGCACATTTCCTTGGTGATTCCATTGAGGGTCACAGCCAAAATAACGACAAATTCAGTATCATTCAAGTTTACACGCTTGGTGATGAGAGCTGGAAAGATATTAGAACTCCAGAAGCTCTAAGCTTGAAATGTGTGAGAAATTCTGGAGTGGTCAATCTTGATGGAACAATATATTGGCTGACTGAAGATATTATAGCTAGCTGGAAGTATGCTATTATGTCCTTCGATCTCGGTGACGAAAGTTTTAAACGGATACAACTGCCAGCAACACTCGAAGATTGTGCACATGACGGCCCTCCTATATACTGGATCAGAGAGATAGATAGGAAGATTTGCTTAGTAACTATTCAATCCAGTCATTATTTGACCAGAAGGCTTCATGGTAACCTGCTGATCTGGACACTTGACGACAAGATGGGGCAAAGGTGGAGTCAGAAATACAATATTCAATACTCACCGTCACCAGATTACATTCTGGGTCCAAATTTGGTTCACAGGGATAAGATCATGTTGCAACACCGTGACTGTAAACTATATTCATATGAGTTGCTCGGGGACGACTCTGAGACTAAAATGTGTAAGGTGACGAAGCTGTTAGATTTCAGGCCCCACAAGCCAGAAAACATGAAGTCCTACATCTGTGTGAAATCATTGGTATCCTTAGATGAATACAAGAAGGCTGGCATTGTGCGTATACCAAGACAGCGGGAGGGCTGGAAATTGAAAAGGTGGGAGGCGTGGGAGCACAAGCTTCGCAACAAGGAGGAAATGTGGAACAATATTTATGAACTGGAGCATGGGAGAATG GAATTTTCACAAACTATGGCTCTGAGattgaagctgctgctgccacgaATACCGGATGAGGTGACTCGTCAGCAAACATCCTTGAAAATCAGTCAAATAATTCCATATTTTCCAGATCAG CAGGCAAGGTCCCTCCGGCGGCTTAATTGTGTGGATCAGAAGCGGGATTTTGATGATTTAGATGCTCGTATGGACAAGTATAAGGATATATGCGAG GCTATCTCTCAGACAATGGATATCATCTTCAGTACGCTACAAAGTTGTATACAGGTTCAG ATGGGTACTTCGTGTTCAAATGCCGGCATCATTTCACAGAATCATGGTGACAACGAAGATATGGAGACTTGA
- the LOC100846846 gene encoding F-box protein CPR1 isoform X2: MVTEEAESNKRQKEGCIINCLPSDLIEQVFFRLPVSTLLTCTGVCKQWKKFIRDPRFITSHLQHAPRYALLFFPQESISCNPYPSDAILIDEAWSHSTHAVPVIGPDDFLFGSCNGLLGLYTKMSTIKIANFATGQCLHLEKPIKNLKGDHFSLYSFGFHPVTKQYKVAHFLGDSIEGHSQNNDKFSIIQVYTLGDESWKDIRTPEALSLKCVRNSGVVNLDGTIYWLTEDIIASWKYAIMSFDLGDESFKRIQLPATLEDCAHDGPPIYWIREIDRKICLVTIQSSHYLTRRLHGNLLIWTLDDKMGQRWSQKYNIQYSPSPDYILGPNLVHRDKIMLQHRDCKLYSYELLGDDSETKMCKVTKLLDFRPHKPENMKSYICVKSLVSLDEYKKAGIVRIPRQREGWKLKRWEAWEHKLRNKEEMWNNIYELEHGRMEFSQTMALRLKLLLPRIPDEVTRQQTSLKISQIIPYFPDQARSLRRLNCVDQKRDFDDLDARMDKYKDICEAISQTMDIIFSTLQSCIQVQMGTSCSNAGIISQNHGDNEDMET; the protein is encoded by the exons ATGGTCACTGAGGAAGCAGAATCAAATAAGCGCCAAAAGGAGGGATGCATCATAAACTGCCTCCCAAGTGATCTAATTGAGCAGGTATTTTTTAGGCTTCCAGTGAGCACTCTGTTGACGTGCACTGGTGTCTGCAAGCAATGGAAAAAATTCATCCGCGATCCCCGGTTTATCACATCGCACCTCCAGCACGCGCCCCGATATGCCCTCCTATTTTTTCCGCAAGAGTCGATTTCATGCAATCCCTACCCTAGTGATGCTATCCTGATTGATGAAGCCTGGTCACATTCGACACATGCAGTGCCAGTGATTGGGCCTGATGATTTCCTTTTTGGTTCATGCAATGGGCTTCTTGGGTTATACACAAAGATGTCAACTATCAAAATAGCTAACTTTGCTACTGGTCAGTGCCTGCATCTTGAGAAACCTATTAAGAACTTGAAAGGTGATCACTTCTCTCTATACAGCTTTGGATTTCACCCAGTGACAAAACAATATAAGGTTGCACATTTCCTTGGTGATTCCATTGAGGGTCACAGCCAAAATAACGACAAATTCAGTATCATTCAAGTTTACACGCTTGGTGATGAGAGCTGGAAAGATATTAGAACTCCAGAAGCTCTAAGCTTGAAATGTGTGAGAAATTCTGGAGTGGTCAATCTTGATGGAACAATATATTGGCTGACTGAAGATATTATAGCTAGCTGGAAGTATGCTATTATGTCCTTCGATCTCGGTGACGAAAGTTTTAAACGGATACAACTGCCAGCAACACTCGAAGATTGTGCACATGACGGCCCTCCTATATACTGGATCAGAGAGATAGATAGGAAGATTTGCTTAGTAACTATTCAATCCAGTCATTATTTGACCAGAAGGCTTCATGGTAACCTGCTGATCTGGACACTTGACGACAAGATGGGGCAAAGGTGGAGTCAGAAATACAATATTCAATACTCACCGTCACCAGATTACATTCTGGGTCCAAATTTGGTTCACAGGGATAAGATCATGTTGCAACACCGTGACTGTAAACTATATTCATATGAGTTGCTCGGGGACGACTCTGAGACTAAAATGTGTAAGGTGACGAAGCTGTTAGATTTCAGGCCCCACAAGCCAGAAAACATGAAGTCCTACATCTGTGTGAAATCATTGGTATCCTTAGATGAATACAAGAAGGCTGGCATTGTGCGTATACCAAGACAGCGGGAGGGCTGGAAATTGAAAAGGTGGGAGGCGTGGGAGCACAAGCTTCGCAACAAGGAGGAAATGTGGAACAATATTTATGAACTGGAGCATGGGAGAATG GAATTTTCACAAACTATGGCTCTGAGattgaagctgctgctgccacgaATACCGGATGAGGTGACTCGTCAGCAAACATCCTTGAAAATCAGTCAAATAATTCCATATTTTCCAGATCAG GCAAGGTCCCTCCGGCGGCTTAATTGTGTGGATCAGAAGCGGGATTTTGATGATTTAGATGCTCGTATGGACAAGTATAAGGATATATGCGAG GCTATCTCTCAGACAATGGATATCATCTTCAGTACGCTACAAAGTTGTATACAGGTTCAG ATGGGTACTTCGTGTTCAAATGCCGGCATCATTTCACAGAATCATGGTGACAACGAAGATATGGAGACTTGA